The stretch of DNA GATAAAAGCTACCCCGGGGATAACAGGCTTATCTCCCCCAAGAGTCCACATCGACGGGGAGGTTTGGCACCTCGATGTCGGCTCATCGCATCCTGGGGCTGTAGTCGGTCCCAAGGGTTGGGCTGTTCGCCCATTAAAGCGGTACGCGAGCTGGGTTCAGAACGTCGTGAGACAGTTCGGTCCCTATCCGTCGCGGGCGCAGGAAATTTGAGAGGAGCTGTCCTTAGTACGAGAGGACCGGGATGGACGCACCGCTGGTGTACCAGTTGTCTTGCCAAAGGCATCGCTGGGTAGCTATGTGCGGACGGGATAAGTGCTGAAAGCATCTAAGCATGAAGCCCCCCTCAAGATGAGATTTCCCATAGCGCAAGCTAGTAAGATCCCTGAAAGATGATCAGGTAGATAGGTTCGAGGTGGAAGCGTGGCGACACGTGAAGCTGACGAATACTAATCGATCGAGGACTTAACCAAAGAAAAGCGGAAGGCGCTCGTCCAGCGGCGACAAGCACAAGATCAGCTGACTGCAAGGTTGTTTTTGAACCTTGAAGACAGATGACCTTGTGACCTCGAGCCGCTAGCGCCTGCAGCTAGACAGAAAAGCGAAAGCGGCCGATCAGACTCGGCAGGCATAAGACGGACTGCCGAAGTGGCGTTCTTGGCCACACAGACGTGACGGCTTATGACCGAGAGTCTGGCCGCTGCAGCTAGACAAAACGAAAAGCAGAAGGCGCTGAATGAGCGCCTTCTGCTGGACAGCACAAACAAACAATGGCACGGTTTGCTGGTTACTGAAACATATTATCCAGTTTTGAGAGAACAATTCTTTCAAACTTTATACAGTCTGGTGGCGATAGCGAAGAGGTCACACCCGTTTCCATCCCGAACACGGAAGTTAAGCTCTTCAGCGCCGATGGTAGTTGGGGGTTTCCCCCTGTGAGAGTAGGACGCTGCCAGGCAAGCAAGAAAAAGAACAGCGCAGGCTGTTCTTTTTTGTTTGCCTGAATTATATTATGGATAAAGTAAATGTTCAAACTGTGACAGGAGAAAATCCTTCAGCGCTTTTGTGCTTTCATGCCATGAAAGAATACAGGATAAGGAACCATTTTAGAAGATGAATCCAGCAGTTAGAAAGCAATCATTTTAATCTTGAATTCGCTCATTGTTTGGATTTCCCTGTATTTACCTTTCTTTTTTCTAGTAAGAAAGTGTGTTACACTTACAACAATATGGACAGATAAGTAGGGAGGCCTTTCCATTGCTTGAGAATGGAGTAATGATGGTTGTCATCATTTTGGTTATTAATGTAATATATGTATCTTTTTTTACAATACGAATGATTTTGACATTGAAAGGGTATCGCTATTTAGCGGCTTTTGTAAGCATGATCGAAATTGTTATTTATATTATGGGATTAGGTCTCGTCTTAGATAATTTAAATGAAATTCAAAACGTGGCGGCTTACGCGGTGGGATATGGATTAGGTGTCATTGTGGGGATGAAACTTGAGGAAAAGCTGGCTCTTGGGTATATTACTGTAAATGTGATAACGAAAGAGTATGATAAAGATCTTCCGAAGATGCTTCGCGCGGAGGGGTATGGCGTGACGAACTGGGCTGCCAATGGCTTGGAAGGTGAACGGATGGCGTTGCAAATATTAACACCAAGAAAATATGAACTGAAGCTGTACAGTCAAATTAAAGAATTGGATCCGAAAGCATTTATCATTGCGTATGAACCTAAAACCATTCACGGAGGATTCTGGGTGAAAAATGTAAGAAAAGGGAAGCTGTCTCAATGAGCAAAAAGAAGTTTTATGTACAAGAAAATGAAACGATTGATCAATGTTTAGCACGAATGAAGGAGGAAGGATATATCCCTGTTAGAAGAATAGAGCAGCCGGTATTTAAAAAGGAGAATGTGAATGGAGAAATGAAATATACACCAGCAGGGAGAGAAATCATGTTTGAAGGGAAAAAAGTAATCTAAAATACGAACATTAATAAAAATAAAGGTTAAATTGTTCGATTTTAATTGACATTATCCTTTGAAGCTTGTTAAGATGAAGATAACGAATACGGAACCTCATATAAAAGTGAGAATAGGGCTCACAAGTTTCTACCCAATTACCGTAAATAATTGGACTATGAGGAAAGTAAAATTATCTGGATCTTTCTTTTGAAGTAACAAGTATGTATACACCCAGATGAGTTGCTTTCTCATGTTTTTAGAGAACAGCTCTTCTGGGTTTTTTGATTCTATCAATTCATTGTGGAGGTTAAATCATGTCAGTAGATGTTGGCGTTATTATGGGAAGCACCTCGGATTGGGAAACGATGAAGCACGCCTGTGAGATTCTGGAGGAATTGCAGGTTTCATACGAAAAGAGAGTCGTGTCTGCTCATCGGACGCCGGATTTGATGTTTCAATACGCTAAGGAAGCGAGAGAGCGGGGAGTGAAGGTGATTATTGCCGGGGCAGGCGGTGCTGCTCATCTTCCGGGAATGGTCGCAGCCCAAACGACTCTTCCAGTAATTGGCGTGCCTGTTCAGTCCAAAGCATTGAATGGAATGGACTCATTATTATCCATAGTACAAATGCCCGGGGGTGTGCCTGTCGCTACTGTAGCGATTGGAAAGTCAGGGGCTGTCAATGCCGGACTGCTGGCCGCACAAATATTATCTATAACCTCTGCAGCACTTGCTGAGCGTTTGCAAGAACGCCGTGAAAAGTTAAGAGAAACTGTCATGGAAAGTAGTGATCAGCTTGTCTAAAGAAATCATTAAGCCAGGTCAGACTATTGGGATCATTGGAGGGGGGCAGCTTGGGCGAATGATGGCTTTAGCAGCCAAAGAAGCCGGCTTTAAAATTGCTGTCCTTGAACCGGGCGAGAATTCTCCATGCAGCCAAGTAGCTGATATAGCCATTACCGCTGCATACAATGATGAACAAGCGCTGAACAGATTGGCTGAAGTGAGTGATGTCATCACTTACGAATTTGAAAATATTGATTATGAAGGGCTAAAGCAGCTTCAAAAGCATGCTTTCCTTCCCCAGGGAGCCGAACTTATTAAAATAACGCAAAATCGGATAACGGAAAAAGCCGCTATTGTAAAAGCTGGTGTACCGGTGGCTCCGTATGCGGTTATTCATCAAGTTGATGATCTTTATGCCAGTATAGATCAGCTTGGATACCCAGCTGTATTGAAAACGGCACGGGGCGGATATGATGGAAAGGGACAATTTGTCATTAAAGAGAAAGCCCAGATTGAGGAAGCTTCCAAGCTGCTGCAGCACGGGGAATGTGTACTTGAAAAGTGGGTTCCGTTTGAAAAGGAGATATCCGTGATCGTGTCCCGCAACATCGCAGGAGAAACCGCGTATTTTCCGGTTGGGGAGAATATACATATCGATAATATTCTTCATCAAACGATTGTACCGGCCAGAATATCGGAAGAAGTGCGGATGAAAGCAGAAAAAGCGGCAGGAAGCATTGCTCAAGCACTTTCTTTAGTGGGCACATTGGCGGTGGAAATGTTCGTAGGAAAAAACGAGGAAATTTACATTAACGAGCTGGCACCAAGACCTCATAATTCAGGGCATTATTCCATTGAGGCCTGCAATATTTCGCAATTTGGCCAGCATATACGGGCTATTTGCAATTGGCCGTTAAGAAAGCCGGAATTATTGAAGCCCGCTGTAATGGTCAACGTACTGGGGGAGCACTTGGAGGGAATCGTAAGCAGCTTAGCTGAACATCCGGAATGGTCGGTTCATTTGTATGGAAAAGCAGAAGCAAAAGTAAAAAGAAAAATGGGTCATATTACGATCCTGAACCATGAACTAGACGATGCGCTGGAAGAAATTGAGGCATGCGGGATCTGGGCCATAAGTCAAGAAAGAATTGGAGGATAGGAACAATGATCGAACGTTATACACGCCCGGAAATGGGAGCAATTTGGACGGAGGAAAACCGTTTTAAAGCCTGGTTAGAGGTAGAAATTCTAGCTTGTGAAGCATGGGCTGAGCTGGGAGAAATACCAAAAGAAGATGTGAAGAAAATTCGCGAAAACGCGGCTTTTCATATTGATCGAATCAAAGAGATTGAGAAAGAAACACGCCATGACGTTGTAGCGTTCACCCGCGCTGTATCCGAAACGCTTGGAGAAGAGCGCAAATGGGTGCATTACGGTCTGACGTCCACAGATGTAGTAGATACAGCCCTTTCTTATTTGCTGAAGCAGGCAAACGAAATTTTAATCAAAGATTTAGAGAATTTCATCGAGATTCTGCGAAATAAAGCAAAAGAGCATAAGTACACAGTGATGATGGGACGAACGCACGGGGTGCATGCTGAGCCGACTACTTTCGGGTTGAAATTGGCTCTTTGGCACGAAGAGATGAAACGTAATCTTGAGCGGTTCAAGCAAGCCGCTGAAGGCGTGGAATACGGCAAGATCTCCGGAGCGGTTGGAACCTACGCGAATATCGATCCGTTTGTAGAAGAATATGTATGCAAGCATCTTGGAACTAAACCGGCGCCGATTTCGACGCAGACGCTGCAGCGTGACCGGCACGCTCATTATATAAGCACCATTGCCTTAATCGCGACATCCATTGAGAAATTTGCCGTGGAGATTCGCGGGCTGCAAAAAAGCGAAACGCGTGAAGTGGAAGAGTTTTTTGCTAAAGGGCAAAAGGGATCATCCGCCATGCCGCATAAACGGAACCCGATTGGCTCAGAAAATGTCACCGGGCTTGCCCGCGTTATTCGTGGTCACATGATGACGGCGTATGAAAATGTACCGCTCTGGCACGAGCGCGACATTTCTCATTCTTCAGCCGAGCGCATCATTCTTCCGGATGCAACGATCGCATTAAATTATATGCTGAACCGATTTGGGAATATCATTAAAAATTTAACCGTCTATCCGGAAAATATGAAGCGCAATATGGATCGCACCTTAGGGTTAATTTACTCCCAGCGTGTTCTCCTTGCTTTGATTGATAAAGGTATGGTTCGTGAAGCAGCCTATGATACGGTTCAGCCGAAAGCGATGGAAGCTTGGGAAAAGCAAGTGCCATTCCGCCGTTTAGTAGAAGAAGACGAGACGATCACTTCCAAATTAACAAAAGAAGAAATAGCCGATTGTTTTGATTATCATCATCATTTAAAGCATGTCGATACGATTTTTGCCCGTTTAGGCCTGCAGGATTGATGAAGGTCATGCAGGGGGGGAACTGCCCCTCTGCTCTTTCTGATGATTGAAGATTGCTAATATTCCTTAAGAGGAGGAGTCATAATGGAAAAAGGCTCAATGCTTTACGAAGGAAAAGCGAAGCGAGTATATGCGACGAAGGAAGACGAGATCGTACTAATTGAATATAAAGATTCTGCAACCGCTTTTAACGGAGAGAAGAAAGCAGAGATTTCCGGAAAGGGAAGGTTAAACAGTGAAATTAGCAGTTTAATCTTTGTAAAGCTAAAAGAGCTTGGGATTACTTCTCACTTTATTAAGCGAGTATCAGATCATGAGCAGCTTGTCAAACATGTTCATATCATTCCGCTAGAGGTGGTCACGCGCAATGTCGCAGCTGGCAGCTTGGCAAACCGCCTAGGTCTCCAGGAAGGGGAGCGTTTAAATACGCCCATCGTAGAGTTTTATTATAAAAATGATGAACTGGGCGATCCGCTTGTGACCGAAGACCATATTGCTTTATTAAAGATTGCATCGGAAGAAGAAGTAAGGGCAATGAAAGAGCAAGCCTTGCAAATCAATCAAGCGCTGCTTTCGTTATTTGCTGAGATGGAGATTGATTTAATTGATTTCAAAATAGAGTTTGGGAAAGACAAAGCAGGCGTTATGATGCTGGCAGATGAGATATCGCCAGACACATGCCGGCTTTGGGAGAAGAAATCGAACCGCAAATTAGATAAGGATTTGTTTCGCCGTGATTTAGGAAATCTTATTGAAGCCTATACGGAAGTTTTTGATAGATTAGGAGGAAAATCAGCATGTTCAAAGTAAAAGTGTACGTTACGTTAAGAGAGAGTGTATTGGATCCGCAAGGTAAAGCGGTGCAGCAATCATTACGAAACCTTGGCTACCAAGGAGTGGAGGATGTGCGCGTTGGAAAGTACATGGAATTGACGCTGGACAGCTCCCATACGGACGTGGAAGGAACGGTAAAGGAAATGTGCGAAAAGCTTTTAACTAATCCTGTCATCGAAGACTATCGATATGAGATTGAGGAGTGTGTGAAGCAGTGAAATTCGCGGTGATTGTATTCCCAGGCTCTAATTGTGATGTGGACATGTATCACGCAATAAATGATGAATTGGGTGAGAAAGCAGAATATATTTGGCACGATGCTGATGATCTGAGCAGCTATGACGCGATATTATTACCGGGTGGATTTTCGTACGGCGATTATCTCCGTTCAGGCGCTATCGCTCATTTATCCAATGTGATGAGTGAAGTAAAGAAAGCGGCGGAAGCAGGAAAGCCGGTATTAGGTGTTTGCAACGGCTTTCAAATTTTGCTTGAATCCGGTCTGCTGCCCGGCGCGATGCTCCGCAATCAGAACTTAAAGTTTATTTGCCGGACGGTTACACTGCAGGTTGAAAACGATCAGACATTATTTACTTCCGCTTATCAAAAAGGCGAGCACATCGCCATTCCGGTTGCCCATGGCGAAGGGAATTATTACTGTGATGAAGAGACGCTTGCTCAATTAAAAGCAAATAATCAAATCGTGTTTACTTACACGGATAATGTAAATGGAAGCTTAGAAAATATCGCGGGAATTGTCAATGAACAAGGAAATGTTCTTGGCATGATGCCGCATCCGGAACGCGCAGTAGATGAATTCCTAGGAAGCGTGGACGGTTTGAAATTATTTCAGTCAATTGTGAAATATTGGAGGGAATCCCATGTCGTTAATGCTTGAGCCCAATGCCATTCAAATTAAAGAAGAGAAAATTTACCGTGAATTAGGCTTAACAGATGAAGAGTTTGCCAAAATAGAGAAAATTCTTGGCCGAACTCCTAATTACACAGAGACCGGCTTATTCTCTGTTATGTGGTCAGAGCATTGCAGCTATAAGAACTCCAAGCCTGTGCTTCGCAAATTCCCAACTTCAAGAGACAAAGTTTTGCAAGGTCCCGGTGAAGGTGCAGGAATTGTTGATATTGGGGATGAGCAAGCGGTCGTATTCAAAATCGAAAGCCATAATCACCCTTCCGCAATCGAACCTTATCAAGGAGCAGCGACAGGAGTCGGCGGGATTATCCGCGATGTCTTCTCTATGGGGGCTCGTCCAGTAGCGTTGCTTAACTCCCTGCGGTTCGGTGAGCTGCAGTCCAAACGCGTGAAGTATTTATTTGAAGAAGTTGTGGCGGGAATTGCCGGCTACGGCAATTGCATCGGCATTCCAACAGTCGGCGGTGAGGTGCAATTTGATCCGTCCTATGAAGAAAATCCTCTAGTCAATGCGATGTGCGTAGGGCTGATTGATCATAAGGATATTAAGAAGGGACAAGCAAAAGGTGTGGGCAATACGGTCATGTATGTGGGCGCCAAAACAGGGCGCGATGGCATCCATGGCGCCACCTTTGCTTCTGAAGAATTGAGTGACCAATCAGAAGAGAAGCGTCCGGCCGTACAGGTCGGCGATCCGTTTATGGAAAAGCTGCTCATTGAAGCTTGTTTGGAATTAATCCAAAATGATGCTCTTGTTGGTATCCAGGATATGGGGGCAGCGGGGTTGACGAGTTCTTCAGCGGAAATGGCGAGCAAAGCCGGCTCCGGCATTGAAATGAATATGGATCTTGTGCCGCAGCGTGAAACAGGGATGACTCCATATGAGATGATGCTTTCTGAATCCCAAGAGCGCATGCTGATTGTCGTCAAAAAAGGCAGAGAAAACGAAATTGAAGAACTGTTTTCCAAATATGGATTAGAAGCGGCGGCAATTGGAAGGGTGACGGATGACGGCATGCTTCGTTTGCTTCACAAAGGCGAGGTGGTAGCTGAAGTGCCAACAGACGCCTTGGCGGAGGATGCGCCCGTTTATTACAAGCCTTCCCGGGAGCCGGAACATTTCCGCAAATTCCAAGAGATGGATGCGGATATACAGCAAGTGGGGGATTACAAAGAGACGCTCATTCAATTGCTTTCCCAGCCTACGATTGCCAGTAAAGAGTGGGTGTACGGGCAATACGACTATCAAGTGCGCACGAATACAGTAGTAGCTCCAGGATCGGATGCAGCGGTGATTCGCGTTCGCGGGACAGATAAAGCATTGGCGATGACGACCGATTGCAATTCCCGCTATCTTTATTTAGATCCGGAAACAGGCGGAAAAATTGCCGTGGCCGAAGCTGCCCGAAACATCGTTTGCTCAGGCGGTGAGCCTTTGGCGATTACGGACTGCTTAAATTTCGGAAATCCTGAGAAACCGGAGATTTTTTGGCAGTTGGAAAAAGCGACAGATGGAATGAGTGAGGCTTGCCGTGTGTTAAACACACCGGTAATCGGGGGGAATGTATCACTCTATAATGAAACGAAGGGCACTGCTGTTTATCCTACGCCGGTTGTCGGTATGGTGGGATTGATTCAAGAGCGGGCCCATATTACAACGCAAAGCTTTAAACAAGCAGGCGATTTGATATATGTGATTGGGGAAGCAGAAGACGAATTTGGCGGAAGTGAATTGCAAAAGCTTCAGCATGCAGGAAAGATCTTTGGCAGAGCGCCTCATCTGGATTTGGCTGTGGAGATGAAAAGACAGCAGGCATTGCTTCGAGCGATTCAAGCGGGAACCGTGCAATCTGCTCATGATATAGCAGAAGGCGGCTTTGCCGTGGCGCTTGCTGAGAAATCATTCGGCACAGGGTTGGGGGCGGAAGCAGCGATTGCTGGCGAAAACGGGACGGTTAGTCTGTTCAGTGAAACGCAATCGCGCTTTATCGTAACGGTGGCTAAAAGACACCGTCAAGCGTTTGAAGCAATCCTTCCGGAAGCGCAGCTGATAGGAGAAGTGACAGAAGAAGCGCGATTGACGATTAAGCATAATAATTGTGTGATCGTTGAAGCGGAGATTTGTGAACTCGAAGATGCTTGGAGAGGAGCGATCCCATGCTTGCTGAAATCAGAGGTTTAAATGAAGAGTGCGGGGTATTCGGTGTTTGGGGCCATGAGGATGCACCGCAAATCACCTATTACGGACTTCAGAGCCTGCAGCATCGAGGGCAGGAAGGAGCCGGAGTCGCTGTCACAGATGGAGAAAAGCTTGTTGGAGTTAAAGGGGAAGGACTGGTAACTGAGATTTTCACGCAGGATAAGGTCAGCGGGCTTTCCGGTACAGGAGCGATTGGCCATGTACGGTATACCACAGCAGGAGGCGGAGGCTACGAGAATGTCCAGCCGCTGCTTTTTCACTCGCAAACAGGAAGTCTAGCTCTTGCTCATAATGGAAACCTGATCAATGCCACTGCGCTGAAGCATCAATTAGAAGCGCAGGGAAGCATTTTTCAGACGACATCGGATACAGAAGTGCTGGCCCATCTTATTCGCCGTAGCGGATTTGGCAGCATGAAGGACCGGGTCAAGAATGCTCTTTCTATGTTAAAGGGCGCTTACGCATTTCTCGTTATGACGGAAAAAGAATTAATGGTTGCGCTGGATCCAAACGGCATGCGCCCGTTATCCATCGGCAAGTTAGGGGAAGCTTATGTAGTAGCTTCGGAAACATGCGCTTTTGATATCGTCGGCGCTCAATATGTTCGTGAGGTAGAACCCGGGGAATTGATTATTATGGATAGCAGCGGCTTGCATTCCGAACGCTTCTCCTTAGCTACTAATCAAGCGATTTGCACCATGGAGTATGTCTACTTTTCTCGGCCGGACAGCAATATTCACCGGATTAATGTCCACAGTGCCAGAAAGCGCATGGGCATTCAGTTGGCGAAAGAAGCGAAGATCGAAGCAGATGTCGTAACGGGCGTACCAGATTCAAGTATTTCAGCTGCAATCGGCTATGCGGAAGAATCGGGTATTCCTTACGAAATGGGGCTGATTAAAAACCGTTATATCGGCCGCACCTTTATTCAGCCATCCCAAGCCTTGCGCGAACAAGGTGTGAAGATGAAGCTGTCGCCTGTTCGCGGGGTTATTGAGGGAAAAAGAGTGATTATGGTAGATGATTCCATTGTTCGCGGAACGACAAGCAAACGGATCGTGAAAATGCTGAAAGAAGCCGGAGCCAAAGAAGTGCACGTATGCATTAGTTCTCCGCCGATCAAATACCCTTGCTATTATGGCATTGATACCTCGACACAGGAAGAACTGATCGCGGCATTTTATACAGAGGAAGAATTAAGAGATGAGATTGGTGCAGATTCCTTAATATTTCTCAGTCTGGATGGAATGGTGGAAGCGATTGGCCATGAGAAGCAGAACGGTCACTGCGGGCAGTGTCTCGCTTGCTTTACGGGAAATTACCCAACCGAAATTTATCCGGACACATTGCATCCGCGCAATAAACAAATCATGTGTTAATGAAAGGTAAGCTGTCTGTTTTAGACGGCTGTTCCTGGCACTATTTTTTTAAGGAGGCACAATGAATGGCAAAGGCGTATGAAGCGGCAGGAGTTAATATTGAAGCAGGCTATGAGGCGGTAGAGCGGATGAAGAAGCATGTCAAGAGAACGAATCGTTTAGGTGTGATGGGAGCGCTTGGCAGCTTCGGAGGGATGTTTGATTTGTCTGCTTTGCACATGAAAGAGCCTGTACTCGTTTCTGGCACGGACGGTGTCGGCACGAAATTAAAGCTGGCATTCGGCATGGATCGGCATGAGACGATTGGAATAGATTGTGTAGCGATGTGTGTCAATGATGTGATTGTTCAAGGAGCGGAGCCGCTTTATTTTCTAGATTATATTGCTTGCGGAGAAGCAATTCCAGAAAAAATCGAGCAGATCGTCAAAGGGATAGCGGATGGCTGTGAGCAGGCGGGCTGCGCTTTAATCGGCGGAGAAACGGCGGAAATGCCCGGCATGTACAGCGATGGAGAATATGATATTGCCGGATACACGACAGGGGCAGTTGAAAAGAGCCGGCTGATTACCGGTGCGGATATTCAAGCTGGAGATGTCATCATCGGGCTGCCTTCTAGCGGTCTTCACAGCAATGGCTTCTCGCTCGTTCGGAAAATCTTCTTTGAGAAGCATAAGCTGGAAGTGGACGCTATTCTCGATGGGTTAACAGCGCCGCTGGGAGAGGTGCTGTTAACCCCGACGAAGATTTATGTCAAGCCCGTGCTTGCAGTGTTGAAGCAAATGAATGTGAAAGGAATGGCCCACATTACAGGAGGCGGATTTATTGAAAATATTCCGCGCGCGTTGCCGAAAGGGCTTGGGGCAGAGATTGCTGAAGGATCATGGGAAATAGCGGCGATTTTTCATTTGCTGAAGAAGTATGGGGAGCTTGATTACAGAGAGATGTACAATATTTTCAATATGGGCATCGGATTCGTAATGATCGTGTCACCTGAAAGAGAAGAAGAGGCCAAACGGCTTTTAGAGCAAGCGGGGGAGCATCCGCGGACGATTGGCCGTGTTATTGAAGGTGAAGGAGTTCAATTCCGATCATGAGCAAGCGAGAGTTGACAAAAATCGCGGTCTTCGCTTCTGGAAGCGGAAGTAATTTTCAAGCGCTGGCTGAAGCCATTCAAACAGAGGGGGTTCCGGCGGAGATTTCTATACTGATTTCCGATCAGCCTGATGCCTATGCCATCACTCGAGCGGAGCATTTAGGGATTCCTGTGTTTGTGTTTCGTACAAAAGAGTATTCATCCAAGGCAGAGTTTGAAGGTCTGATAGTCGAAAAGCTTAGAGAGGCGGGCGTGGACATTATTTTTCTAGCTGGGTATATGCGCTTAATCGGAGAAACGCTTCTTACCGCTTTTGCAGGAAAAATAGTCAACATCCACCCTTCTCTTCTTCCGGCGTTTCCCGGAAAAGATGCCATTGGCCAAGCCTTTAACGCCGGCGTGAAAGTCACTGGTGTAACGGTTCATTTAGTGGATGAAGGCATGGATACAGGGCCGATCATTGATCAGGAAAGCGTCCGGATTGATGAAGAGGATACACGGGATACCTTACAGAAGAAAATTCAGCAAATCGAACATCAATTATATCCAAAAGTCATGAAGCAGCTAGTTAGCGCTGCTGCCAAACGGGAGGAAGTCAAGAAATGAAAAAGCGGGCATTAATCAGTGTTTCAGATAAAAGCGGAGTTGTAGAATTTGCTAAAGAGCTGGCCGGATTAGATTTTGAGATCATTTCCACTGGCGGAACGAAGAAGATGCTGGAAGAAGCCAATGTGCCGGTGATGAGCGTCAGTGAGGTGACCGGATTTCCGGAAATTTTGGAAGGGCGCGTCAAAACCCTGCATCCATTTATTCATGGAGGTTTGCTGGCTAAGCGAGATCAAGCCAATCATCTAAAGCAGATGGAAGAGCAGGGGATCGCTCCGATCGACCTTATTTGCGTCAATCTGTATCCGTTTCAGCAAACGATTGCGAAACCGGATGTAACAGTGGAAGAGGCGATTGAAAATATTGATATTGGCGGACCGACGATGCTGCGCGCGGCGGCGAAAAATCATGCGTATGTCACCGTGATTGTCGATGCAGCTGATTATGG from Bacillus xiapuensis encodes:
- a CDS encoding NETI motif-containing protein, which produces MSKKKFYVQENETIDQCLARMKEEGYIPVRRIEQPVFKKENVNGEMKYTPAGREIMFEGKKVI
- the purE gene encoding 5-(carboxyamino)imidazole ribonucleotide mutase, whose product is MSVDVGVIMGSTSDWETMKHACEILEELQVSYEKRVVSAHRTPDLMFQYAKEARERGVKVIIAGAGGAAHLPGMVAAQTTLPVIGVPVQSKALNGMDSLLSIVQMPGGVPVATVAIGKSGAVNAGLLAAQILSITSAALAERLQERREKLRETVMESSDQLV
- the purC gene encoding phosphoribosylaminoimidazolesuccinocarboxamide synthase yields the protein MEKGSMLYEGKAKRVYATKEDEIVLIEYKDSATAFNGEKKAEISGKGRLNSEISSLIFVKLKELGITSHFIKRVSDHEQLVKHVHIIPLEVVTRNVAAGSLANRLGLQEGERLNTPIVEFYYKNDELGDPLVTEDHIALLKIASEEEVRAMKEQALQINQALLSLFAEMEIDLIDFKIEFGKDKAGVMMLADEISPDTCRLWEKKSNRKLDKDLFRRDLGNLIEAYTEVFDRLGGKSACSK
- the purL gene encoding phosphoribosylformylglycinamidine synthase subunit PurL, giving the protein MSLMLEPNAIQIKEEKIYRELGLTDEEFAKIEKILGRTPNYTETGLFSVMWSEHCSYKNSKPVLRKFPTSRDKVLQGPGEGAGIVDIGDEQAVVFKIESHNHPSAIEPYQGAATGVGGIIRDVFSMGARPVALLNSLRFGELQSKRVKYLFEEVVAGIAGYGNCIGIPTVGGEVQFDPSYEENPLVNAMCVGLIDHKDIKKGQAKGVGNTVMYVGAKTGRDGIHGATFASEELSDQSEEKRPAVQVGDPFMEKLLIEACLELIQNDALVGIQDMGAAGLTSSSAEMASKAGSGIEMNMDLVPQRETGMTPYEMMLSESQERMLIVVKKGRENEIEELFSKYGLEAAAIGRVTDDGMLRLLHKGEVVAEVPTDALAEDAPVYYKPSREPEHFRKFQEMDADIQQVGDYKETLIQLLSQPTIASKEWVYGQYDYQVRTNTVVAPGSDAAVIRVRGTDKALAMTTDCNSRYLYLDPETGGKIAVAEAARNIVCSGGEPLAITDCLNFGNPEKPEIFWQLEKATDGMSEACRVLNTPVIGGNVSLYNETKGTAVYPTPVVGMVGLIQERAHITTQSFKQAGDLIYVIGEAEDEFGGSELQKLQHAGKIFGRAPHLDLAVEMKRQQALLRAIQAGTVQSAHDIAEGGFAVALAEKSFGTGLGAEAAIAGENGTVSLFSETQSRFIVTVAKRHRQAFEAILPEAQLIGEVTEEARLTIKHNNCVIVEAEICELEDAWRGAIPCLLKSEV
- the purS gene encoding phosphoribosylformylglycinamidine synthase subunit PurS: MFKVKVYVTLRESVLDPQGKAVQQSLRNLGYQGVEDVRVGKYMELTLDSSHTDVEGTVKEMCEKLLTNPVIEDYRYEIEECVKQ
- the purK gene encoding 5-(carboxyamino)imidazole ribonucleotide synthase; protein product: MSKEIIKPGQTIGIIGGGQLGRMMALAAKEAGFKIAVLEPGENSPCSQVADIAITAAYNDEQALNRLAEVSDVITYEFENIDYEGLKQLQKHAFLPQGAELIKITQNRITEKAAIVKAGVPVAPYAVIHQVDDLYASIDQLGYPAVLKTARGGYDGKGQFVIKEKAQIEEASKLLQHGECVLEKWVPFEKEISVIVSRNIAGETAYFPVGENIHIDNILHQTIVPARISEEVRMKAEKAAGSIAQALSLVGTLAVEMFVGKNEEIYINELAPRPHNSGHYSIEACNISQFGQHIRAICNWPLRKPELLKPAVMVNVLGEHLEGIVSSLAEHPEWSVHLYGKAEAKVKRKMGHITILNHELDDALEEIEACGIWAISQERIGG
- the purB gene encoding adenylosuccinate lyase — its product is MIERYTRPEMGAIWTEENRFKAWLEVEILACEAWAELGEIPKEDVKKIRENAAFHIDRIKEIEKETRHDVVAFTRAVSETLGEERKWVHYGLTSTDVVDTALSYLLKQANEILIKDLENFIEILRNKAKEHKYTVMMGRTHGVHAEPTTFGLKLALWHEEMKRNLERFKQAAEGVEYGKISGAVGTYANIDPFVEEYVCKHLGTKPAPISTQTLQRDRHAHYISTIALIATSIEKFAVEIRGLQKSETREVEEFFAKGQKGSSAMPHKRNPIGSENVTGLARVIRGHMMTAYENVPLWHERDISHSSAERIILPDATIALNYMLNRFGNIIKNLTVYPENMKRNMDRTLGLIYSQRVLLALIDKGMVREAAYDTVQPKAMEAWEKQVPFRRLVEEDETITSKLTKEEIADCFDYHHHLKHVDTIFARLGLQD
- a CDS encoding DUF2179 domain-containing protein; translation: MMVVIILVINVIYVSFFTIRMILTLKGYRYLAAFVSMIEIVIYIMGLGLVLDNLNEIQNVAAYAVGYGLGVIVGMKLEEKLALGYITVNVITKEYDKDLPKMLRAEGYGVTNWAANGLEGERMALQILTPRKYELKLYSQIKELDPKAFIIAYEPKTIHGGFWVKNVRKGKLSQ
- the purQ gene encoding phosphoribosylformylglycinamidine synthase subunit PurQ, producing the protein MKFAVIVFPGSNCDVDMYHAINDELGEKAEYIWHDADDLSSYDAILLPGGFSYGDYLRSGAIAHLSNVMSEVKKAAEAGKPVLGVCNGFQILLESGLLPGAMLRNQNLKFICRTVTLQVENDQTLFTSAYQKGEHIAIPVAHGEGNYYCDEETLAQLKANNQIVFTYTDNVNGSLENIAGIVNEQGNVLGMMPHPERAVDEFLGSVDGLKLFQSIVKYWRESHVVNA